A stretch of the Theileria equi strain WA chromosome 1, complete sequence genome encodes the following:
- a CDS encoding hypothetical protein (encoded by transcript BEWA_034220A), whose amino-acid sequence MDDPPSGSLGDSTGFNTGPEIYSNIITNIRMLSHPISCLVHIMFKLAILASYIIFPYIIGLFTGIIPDFIIVFALISLLVFVDFWAVKNYTSTTIAGIAWYYHIKDNGAYTAINKRIKEEVFLNKTETQYFWVVLYIWPTLWALNILFKLTMFNFPPLVLSTIIFLGGFLNLYNCIYCSQDKREKFISLHNKFTNLMESKF is encoded by the exons atggaCGATCCTCCTTCCGGTTCTTTGGGAGACAGTACAGGGTTTAATACAGGCCCTGAGATATACAGCAATATTATAACAAACATTCGTATGCTATCACATCCAATCTCATGCCTCGTTCACATCATGTTTAAACTGGCCATTCTCGCATC ATACATCATATTTCCTTATATAATCGGACTGTTTACCGGAATAATTCCGGATTTCATAATTGTCTTTGCCCTCATCTCGCTTTTGGTTTTCGTAGATTTCTGGGCGGTTAAAAATTACACTTCCAC GACTATCGCAGGGATAGCTTGGTACTATCACATAAAAGACAACGGTGCATACACCGCTATCAACAAGCGCATAAAA GAAGAAGTATTCTTGAATAAGACAGAAACACAATATTTCTGGGTAGTTCTATACATCTGGCCCACTCTATGGGCTCTAAACATATTATTCAAGCTTACTATGTTTAATTTCCCACCg CTTGTACTGTCAACTATTATCTTTTTGGGAGGATTTCTCAACCTCTATAACTGCATATATTGTTCACAAG ATAAACGCGAAAAATTCATATCCTTACACAACAAGTTCACTAATTTGATGGAATCGAAGTTTTAA
- a CDS encoding hypothetical protein (encoded by transcript BEWA_034240A), translating into MYLSIVTGSLVTLILTNTNVSVSFIIKDYKGLGGSYLNGFSDANNHSKKGFFHSRWIPAERSAKLRPLYLSDDSEEISSEVDHVFENIRDIHELIGPYITKDGKIINKKRKLYSIGDLSHVDDMFIGKFRVEWTVRGVKEKLQFRHRDTKSPPLKSNRFNFSGIGGFILKLWLDGHNGSKDKHIAISLLQEEHWASLDSPICIFAGNIVRGPFYYRSPDYVKYSASLCRLEEALEDNTLRVGVMIAER; encoded by the exons ATGTACCTATCCATTGTAACCGGCAGTTTGGTAACTTTAATCCTAACAAACACAAACGTCTCGGTTTCTTTTATTATAAAGGATTATAAAGGACTTGGTGGCTCGTATCTGAACGGTTTCTCTGATGCTAATAACCACTCAAAGAAAGGGTTTTTCCATAGCCGATGGATTCCTGCGGAAAGAAGTGCCAAGCTGCGTCCCTTGTATCTTTCGGATGACTCTGAAGAAATTTCAAGTGAAGTAGATCATGTTTTTGAGAATATACGTGACATACATGAGTTGATTGGACCATATATAacaaaagatggtaaaatcATCAACAAGAAGCGTAAGTTGTATTCTATCGGTGATTTATCTCACGTTGATGACATGTTCATCGGGAAATTTCGTGTGGAATGGACAGTAAGGGGCGTAAAAGAG aaaTTGCAATTCCGTCACAGAGATACAAAATCTCCtccattaaaatcaaaCAGATTTAATTTTTCCGGAATTGGTGGATTCATACTCAAACTTTGGTTAGACGGACATAACGGCTCCAAAGATAA ACATATCGCAATAAGCCTCTTACAAGAAGAACACTGGGCCAGTTTAGATTCACCGATATGTATTTTTGCTGGAAACATCGTTAGAGGACCCTTTTACTACAGATCTCCAGACTAtgtaaaa TACTCCGCTTCCCTTTGTCGCCTTGAAGAAGCATTAGAAGACAACACTTTACGAGTTGGTGTAATGATTGCAGAACGTTAA
- a CDS encoding tetratricopeptide repeat domain containing protein (encoded by transcript BEWA_034250A), giving the protein MLESGFCVPLHGNKEVDAIKSNGSDNRCIWISQEDITPNNLEILKTIFKSEDVSLKYWLLLAFSYRELGNFESFDALLKDAETFCNLDSTDSPLHKGLISSALAINNLYQAEFFQHDEDRYARCVDWANHYTKKAETSSPYHFYLLKGQQYLMYGTGNAKSQERASAKSMFHMAISINPGSILPIILYANVSVMDSNFQGAMVFYMRALLICEYYTIVLERLKSPEFEHLLQNIPHYDIEFLFLQLKWLKALLFFSLAACQFALGDVEKAKVLIERSISAKPLPEAHRLRYAIFAWLLTHFSDEADTEYDPKTLLQNYTQSLSIAYFKDKTNPITQLQFSEFLFQRGKIAESEHILNDLKDNDLNYSLKAEIEYQLGRIAHVKEDYPTAISSYIKSIGFKSDFISPRLQLVKAASAAGDLTLAREHTDVLLQHFQKIPVVLLVSAFIYMEAARETLEHNRWEMLKLEGTNKNMHNLDTSCLFHGVQQGVSRLVDERLFKALGLLEDVISENKHPHILECYIRCLEILVSRGRESMCTKLRESYLLIKDSLPQSNLSFESRNNYGVMALYSKDYSEAISSFTHLLEDVEKCIECHSGSSQHSLDYFHYTTISITVRYNLGLALEFSGNIAKAQRIYSQLTRDYPKYASPWIRRSNISFKKGDLEGANRYLEQLKKVNPGNMEPWLHRAHQLADMNMYDESIQELRRLFRVLPSSAYDPYANTLMSSIMIQRSYLLANSAGGVTVSFPKEAIHYAKLSLRRPALCNFYAANVIAVILAHEKHLKPAYESFGLLLESVLMTPHMKFIANKNMAVLSAAIALSVFINDRKIDRTKFNKVRVAKAQQHFVTALSNGKMDKGIYFTYARFLFDVQKFDECISLLETARLIFPDEIRFLHNQAIAVDGMLCSYLRDSEKTSSVHEMSKMASAAKFVVSAVEHLTSGGKDSESPITTEAQSKLKQVLNRVRSKVIPHISTTLPQLEKTCESRQKTREKRLQLQLTIQQAQEAKKRKQEEERLLAAQAEEALSQQLLKEASEIASELLLSKPPT; this is encoded by the exons ATGCTGGAGTCTGGGTTTTGTGTCCCACTTCACGGGAATAAAGAGGTTGACGCTATAAAATCCAATGGCTCCGATAATAGGTGTATTTGGATATCGCAAGAAGACATTACTCCTAATAATCTCGAGATTTTGAAGACAATATTCAAATCTGAGGATGTATCTTTGAAATATTGGTTGCTTTTGGCATTTTCATACAGAGAGTTAGGAAACTTTGAGTCATTTGACGCACTACTTAAGGATGCAGAGACTTTTTGTAACTTGGACTCAACTG ATTCCCCTCTGCATAAAGGTCTGATATCATCTGCATTGGCCATTAATAATCTCTACCAAGCTGAGTTTTTTCAACATGATGAAGATCGCTATGCTAGATGTGTAGATTGGGCCAATCATTACACTAAAAAGGCGGAAACTTCTTCTCCTTATCATTTTTACCTCTTAAAGGGGCAACAATACCTGATGTATGGAACAGGAAATGCAAAGTCCCAGGAACGTGCTTCAGCAAAATCCATGTTCCACATGGCAATTTCAATAAACCCAGGTTCAATATTACCGATTATACTTTATGCCAATGTCTCTGTCATGGATTCTAACTTCCAGGGCGCAATGGTCTTTTATATGAGGGCTTTACTTATCTGTGAATATTATACCATCGTCCTGGAGCGCTTAAAGTCCCCTGAATTTGAACAtcttttacaaaatataccaCACTATGATATCGAATTCTTGTTTTTACAGTTGAAATGGTTGAAAGCATTATTATTTTTTTCCTTGGCAGCTTGTCAATTTGCTCTAGGGGACGTTGAAAAGGCAAAAGTTTTAATTGAAAGATCCATATCAGCAAAACCCCTACCAGAGGCTCACAGATTGAGATATGCAATATTTGCCTGGTTATTAACACACTTTAGTGATGAGGCAGATACGGAGTACGATCCAAAAACTCttttacaaaattatacTCAATCACTATCTATTGCTTATTTTAAGGATAAAACAAATCCAATTACACAACTACAATTCTCCGAGTTTCTGTTTCAGCGGGGTAAAATTGCAGAATCCGAGCACATACTTAATGATTTAAAGGATAATGATCTTAATTATTCGCTGAAAGCTGAAATAGAATATCAGCTCGGACGTATAGCACATGTTAAGGAAGATTATCCTACTGCAATATCTAGTTATATAAAATCAATTGGATTTAAAAGTGATTTTATAAGTCCAAGATTGCAACTGGTAAAAGCTGCATCGGCAGCAGGTGACTTAACTCTGGCTAGAGAACATACGGATGTCTTGCTACAACATTTCCAGAAGATCCCAGTTGTTCTGTTGGTATCTGCATTCATATACATGGAGGCAGCGCGTGAAACTTTGGAACATAATCGCTGGGAAATGCTTAAACTAGAGGGAACAAACAAGAACATGCACAATTTGGATACATCATGCTTATTTCATGGAGTGCAACAGGGCGTTAGTAGACTTGTGGATGAGCGCCTATTTAAGGCCTTAGGGTTATTGGAAGATGTAATTTCTGAGAACAAGCATCCGCACATACTAGAATGTTATATACGGTGTTTAGAAATCCTAGTTTCTAGGGGAAGAGAGTCAATGTGCACAAAGTTGCGTGAATCTTATCTTTTGATTAAAGATTCACTTCCACAGTCGAATTTATCATTTGAATCGCGAAACAATTATGGTGTTATGGCTTTATATTCTAAAGATTATAGTGAGGCAATTTCCTCATTTACTCACCTCCTTGAGGATGTAGAAAAATGCATAGAATGTCACTCAGGATCATCGCAACATAGTTTGGATTATTTCCATTACACAACAATCTCTATTACTGTGAGATATAATTTGGGGCTTGCATTGGAATTTAGTGGTAATATCGCAAAAGCCCAGAGGATATATTCGCAATTAACCAGGGATTATCCAAAGTATGCTTCTCCGTGGATCAGACGTAGTAATATTTCCTTCAAGAAGGGAGATTTAGAGGGTGCTAATAGATATTTGGAACAATTAAAAAAGGTTAACCCAGGAAATATGGAACCTTGGTTACATAGAGCACACCAGTTGGCTGATATGAATATGTATGATGAATCTATACAGGAATTAAGACGTCTTTTCCGTGTTTTACCTTCATCGGCATATGATCCATATGCAAACACACTTATGTCTTCCATAATGATACAGCGAAGCTATCTACTTGCAAACAGCGCTGGTGGAGTTACCGTTTCGTTCCCAAAAGAGGCTATACACTACGCAAAATTGAGTTTGAGAAGACCAGCGCTATGTAACTTTTATGCTGCGAATGTTATAGCTGTGATTCTAGCTCATGAAAAGCACCTCAAACCAGCATACGAAAGTTTCGGTCTCTTGTTAGAAAGTGTTTTAATGACTCCACATATGAAGTTTATAGCCAATAAAAACATGGCAGTATTATCAGCAGCAATTGCACTGTCAGTTTTTATTAATGATCGCAAAATTGATCGTACGAAATTTAATAAAGTAAGAGTGGCCAAGGCTCAGCAACATTTTGTAACGGCCCTTTCTAATGGTAAAATGGATAAGGGAATCTATTTTACTTATGCCAGATTCTTGTTTGATGTTCAAAAGTTTGATGAATGTATTTCACTTTTGGAAACAGCTAGACTTATTTTCCCAGATGAAATACGTTTCTTGCACAATCAGGCTATCGCAGTTGATGGAATGCTATGTAGTTACTTGAGGGATTCAGAAAAAACAAGCTCCGTGCATGAAATGTCAAAGATGGCATCGGCAGCAAAATTTGTAGTATCGGCTGTGGAACATTTAACGTCCGGAGGCAAGGATTCTGAATCACCCATAACTACGGAAGCGCAGTCTAAACTCAAACAAGTTCTCAACAGAGTGCGTTCCAAGGTAATTCCACACATCTCTACGACCCTTCCACAACTGGAAAAAACTTGTGAAAGCAGACAAAAAACACGTGAAAAACGCCTGCAGCTACAACTCACTATACAGCAAGCCCAAGAGGCCAAAAAACGAAaacaagaggaagaaaggCTACTTGCAGCCCAAGCCGAGGAGGCTCTTTCACAACAACTTCTCAAGGAGGCATCGGAAATAGCTTCCGAGCTACTTTTGTCAAAACCTCCCACATAA
- a CDS encoding hypothetical protein (encoded by transcript BEWA_034260A), translating to MLRSSACRRALQSYLSTGQIATREYLESFEPKSLRRLKVFDETPPEDLQRSFFEKLTANYSNPRSILKLYRSYIAVDDYPCYSWLVRCLCQLGNSFSFNSFWSPIDRQAIVKLPLFKYLIYDLIERKHYLHPRHVPRVIFALTALDYRCWPLLSELLSLVRAHLQDWRLPTLSCMIGCLVQLGISNTNFPDEDQSTNIISLLLNEVDRRDPSDSTPFDWALLSYSLVLTNRYEWPTRDNASLPRYLKRACEGLTLENLPLSGWMQYYLYLTLYCTDVEKPSNEKDIKNSIPYEFQESLHTRWLNDILIHAQPQGSEMLQKDVDTVLEGLGITEGLINCSVGREDDEQHCLFCGHLFTHRKLCFEYNYLMPKPDGMPVESGLISFRRRMFNKFGYNTAVIHKHQWDSLSLIEKEEQLLRILSTFPAVEPEVYDSKPAPKTFPEDADLKYMKHLRPKITTWPPEKFTV from the exons ATGTTGAGGTCTAGTGCTTGTAGAAGGGCATTGCAATCGTATTTAAGTACTGGGCAAATAGCCACTCGTGAATATTTGGAATCGTTCGAGCCCAAAAGTCTTCGTCGCTTAAAAGTGTTCGATGAAACTCCTCCGGAGGATTTGCAACGCAGCTTTTTCGAGAAATTAACCGCAAATTATTCAAATCCACGATCAATATTAAA GTTGTATCGCAGTTATATAGCAGTGGATGACTATCCATGTTACTCATGGCTTGTTCGTTGTCTATGCCAACTTGGTAACTCATTTTCGTTCAACTCTTTCTG GTCCCCTATAGACAGGCAGGCCATTGTTAAACTACCTTTATTCAAGTATTTGATATATGATTTAATAGAGAGGAAGCATTATTTACAT CCACGCCATGTTCCTCGAGTTATATTTGCTCTAACTGCATTGGATTATCGTTGCTGGCCTCTGTTGTCAGAACTTCTATCGCTTGTAAGGGCTCATCTACAG GATTGGCGCTTACCAACATTAAGTTGTATGATTGGTTGTTTGGTACAATTAGGAATTTCCAACACAAATTTCCCCGATGAAGATCAGTCTACCAATATTATATCATTGTTATTGAATGAAGTTGATAGGCGTGATCCTAGTGATTCGACACCGTTTGATTGGGCTCTATTATCTTATTCGCTAGTATTGACGAATCGATATGAATG GCCAACCCGTGATAATGCATCTCTACCACGTTATCTCAAGCGTGCCTGTGAGGGCTTGACTCTGGAAAACTTGCCACTCAGTGGATGGATGCAATATTATTTATATCTTACATTGTACTGCACAGATGTGGAAAAACCTAGTAACgaaaaggatattaaaaatTCAATCCCCTATGAATTTCAGGAATCTTTGCATACTCGTTGGctaaatgatattttaatcCATGCACAGCCCCAA GGATCTGAAATGTTACAAAAGGATGTCGATACTGTACTTGAAGGGCTTGGAATCACAGAGGGACTAATAAATTGTTCAGTTGGAcgtgaagatgatgaacaaCATTGTTTATTTTGTGGGCATTTATTCACTCATCGCAAACTCTGCTTTGAATACAACTATCTCATGCCCAAACCGGATGGAATGCCTGTAGAAAGTGGACTTATATCATTCAGACGTCGTATGTTTAATAAATTCGGATATAATACTGCCGTCATACATAAACATCAATGGGACTCTCTATCTCTaattgaaaaggaagaacagTTATTGAGGATACTTTCAACATTTCCAGCTGTTGAACCTGAAGTGTACGATAGTAAGCCTGCACCAAAGACTTTCCCTGAGGATGCCGATTTAAAATACATGAAGCATCTGAGACCAAAGATCACTACATGGCCACCAGAGAAATTTACAGTCTAA
- a CDS encoding hypothetical protein (encoded by transcript BEWA_034270A), with product MYYIVFLIFLLKITSISYSWRLQARYQLSPLRSRFSAKITPSATSADHTHSPEPEELLDLNEKNVENVLDIIRPQLALDGGGVKLERIVDNHVYVKFTGACVGCPYRSVTVKGGIESTLVRFLKSPNDNPIKVELVQDDD from the exons ATGTATTACATTGTATTTCTAATTTTCCTACTGAAAATTACGTCTATTTCTTACTCTTGGAGATTGCAAGCAAGATACCAGCTTTCGCCTCTTAGGTCAAGATTCTCGGCAAAAATTACACCCTCAGCAACAAGTGCAGATCATACACATTCACCTGAACCAGAAGAATTATTGGATCTAAACGAAAAGAACGTAGAAAATGTGCTAGACATAATTCGCCCACAACTTGCATTAGACGGAGGAGGTGTAAAGCTCGAAAGAATCGTGGATAACCACGTTTATGTAAAA TTTACAGGTGCATGTGTCGGATGTCCATATCGCTCCGTAACTGTAAAGGGAGGTATAGAGAGTACATTGGTTCGATTTTTGAAGTCTCCAAACGATAATCCGATTAAAGTTGAACTTGTCCAAGATGATGACTGA
- a CDS encoding hypothetical protein (encoded by transcript BEWA_034280A), which produces MRTVAVRYRISNYKPFKNGSDFMFRWNQCRFAKIMRWLADTPHAHSMEKLTHFDDLINYCLDNKDTLGKRDIIASLSYMSTLKFNLSCKNFIKYTEIIYDKLDMFDSSIHLLVHRYAILGYNPALVTIYERYIKKNLCDLNNKALSLIAWGYAKNNVFIYGLFDTIATTIMHREEKLYLTDISLLLWSFAKIEVFFFILFIRVQRRVPHEIQRLKGELLEILNSITIALSNDTAGNSDITKSYMDNKKSFYSNIIHDVSMAAKSLAILLPRDIASIMQILRHFFSIAKLANLPIVAQGITSIWETLQYSNITDEEILEDLCEASRYLRLDHSFNSNMLNSIITAIDKLNIRDPRIIYQIVHWLEKRSSLMYPPQMYNIICLLDKMSIYHEKAWKQLGVVVQKKAIDLELNEIKHLYSIFKRNGKKTKNINMCTPSGKGNDRIYGVLDHFMLCKQDMETYGPT; this is translated from the exons ATGCGCACAGTAGCAGTGCGCTACAGGATATCAAACTACAAACCTTTTAAAAATGGGTCCGACTTTATGTTTAGGTGGAACCAATGCAGATTCGCAAAAATTATGCGCTGGTTGGCAGACACTCCTCATGCACATTCCATGGAAAAGCTCACAcattttgatgatttgaTCAACTACTGTCTAGACAATAAAG ACACCCTGGGGAAACGCGATATTATAGCATCATTGTCGTACATGAGTACCCTGAAATTTAATTTATCGTGCAAgaattttatcaaataCACAGAGATAATATACGACAAGCTGGACATGTTTGACTCCAGTATTCACCTCCTAGTACACAG ATATGCTATTCTCGGATATAACCCGGCACTTGTTACAATATACGAACGTTATATTAAAAAAAACCTATGTGATCTCAATAATAAGGCTCTGTCACTGATAGCTTGGGGCTATGCCAAGAACAATGTATTTATATACGGTTTATTTGATACAATTG CAACAACTATAATGCAtagagaagaaaagttATATTTGACTGATATATCGCTTTTACTGTGGAGCTTTGCAAAAATAGAGGTTTTTTTCTTCATACTCTTTATACGTGTTCAGAGAAGAGTGCCTCATGAAATACAGAGGTTGAAGGGGGAGCTACTCGAAATATTAAATTCAATAACTATCGCACTAAGTAATGATACAGCCGGGAATTCGGACATAACAAAGAGCTATATGGATAATAAAA AATCTTTCTACTCAAATATAATCCACGACGTATCCATGGCTGCAAAATCTCTGGCCATCTTACTACCAAGAGATATTGCTTCCATAATGCAAATTCTCAGACATTTTTTCAGTATTGCGAAACTTGCAAACTTACCCATAGTGGCACAG GGAATAACGAGCATATGGGAGACTTTGCAGTACTCGAACATCactgatgaagaaatcCTTGAGGACCTTTGTGAAGCTTCTCGTTATCTGAGGCTGGATCACTCATTCAATTCTAACATGCTGAACTCAATAATCACAGCCATAGACAAGCTGAACATCAGGGACCCAAGGATTATATATCAAATCGTGCACTGGTTGGAGAAGCGAAGCAGTCTAATGTATCCTCCgcaaatgtacaatatcATTTgtcttttggataaaatgTCAATATACCACGAAAAGGCCTGGAAGCAGCTGG GGGTAGTTGTACAAAAGAAGGCCATAGACCTTGAGCTAAATGAAATCAAGCACTTATACAGTATTTTCAAGAGAAACGGTAAGAAGACAAAAAACATAAACATGTGCACACCTTCAGGCAAAGGAAACGATAGAATTTATGGTGTACTTGACCACTTTATGCTATGCAAACAAGATATGGAAACATACGGTCCAACCTAG
- a CDS encoding protein phosphatase 2C, putative (encoded by transcript BEWA_034290A): protein MSQLLFKALKLSGESLSQSAINSAKNATVTIAELDGGFIMIDHYGEKGVRKTMEDECIICDSLRKLNPQLPQEYDFVVCGLFDGHGGKQTAVFAKQNLLSEICSQIVTLSVAKDESEEFSPEIIFKKAVNAACRRLDTRIANEITGCSDGSTALLLFFGKKTVYIVNLGDSAAYLCRKLESVIHSIPLNDIHKPWSQREKGRILHYGGTIEGGRVNGVLEITRSFGDLQLKKYGVLCVGTFRKVDLDFNKDEFIMLGCDGFWGVFDANDACRKTLDFINKEESRASTDPDAPVPSIKRVCKELVDLTLNVKRSQDNVSVLIIRLKAK from the exons ATGTCTCAGTTGCTTTTTAAAGCTCTGAAGTTGTCTGGAGAGTCCCTATCGCAATCAGCCATAAACTCTGCGAAGAATGCCACAGTCACGATCGCAGAACTAG ATGGTGGATTCATCATGATCGACCACTATGGAGAAAAGGGTGTGCGGAAAACTATGGAAGATGAATGTATCATTTGTGATTCCTTGCGGAAACTAAACCCTCAACTCCCACAGGAATACGATTTTGT GGTCTGTGGATTGTTCGATGGGCACGGTGGAAAACAGACTGCTGTGTTCGCTAAGCAAAACTTGCTATCCGAGATATGCTCTCAAATTGTTACCTTGTCAGTTGCAAAGGACGAGAGTGAAGAGTTCTCTCCAGAAATTATCTTTAAAAAG GCTGTAAACGCTGCTTGTCGCCGTTTGGACACTCGTATCGCTAACGAAATCACTGGTTGCAGTGATGGATCTACCGCATTGTTGCTTTTCTTCGGGAAAAAAACTGTATATATAGTAAATTTGGGTGATTCTGCAGCATATCTTTGCAGAAAATTAGAGAGTGTTATACACTCCATACCACTGAATGATATACACAAACCGTGGTCACAACGTGAAAAGGGACGCATATTGCACTATGGAGGTACTATAGAAGGTGGAAGAGTAAATGGTGTTCTGGAGATTACACGATCCTTTGGTGATTTACA GTTAAAAAAATATGGTGTATTGTGTGTTGGAACTTTTAGGAAGGTAGATTTAGATTTTAATAAAGACGAATTCATCATGCTTGGTTGCGATGGATTTTGGGGCGTATTTGATGCCAACGACGCATGTAGAAAAACTCTTGATTTCATTAACAAG GAAGAATCAAGAGCGTCAACTGATCCAGATGCTCCAGTTCCGAGTATTAAACGAGTATGTAAAGAACTTGTAGATCTTACGCTAAATGTAAAACGATCGCAAGATAATGTTAGCGTACTAATAATAAGACTCAAAGCTAAGTAA
- a CDS encoding hypothetical protein (encoded by transcript BEWA_034300A): protein MASSKAKAFTQLSLYRKYNIRDIETKFSNSTGNSLLDNLEYISVYLKVFPETVSAFAKAFTAGRNNAKKTNYEYRNTDPGDLDATNYNLLNALGSLKRLQEFKRGTINREGRSYYSTGAPNRKMRESTLPSNRFTRAASIAGLLFDIASSTTKDAFKRYLKGENTNVFKNALSSDENIRLVVDCLCKMRGTALKFGQLLSLQYDILPENFRKALISARQEADIMPKSQVDILMSGQFGKSWINNFSEFEYEPMASASLGQAHRGKLLDGTDVVVKIQFPGILDSIDSDMGTLMFLCTKTKLVPEKFFVNQYAKEMEVELKAECNYTNEARFYKIFRQLKLDGFFVPRVIPHLSTSSIITTEFVKGCPIEDCSTMSQEIRDSIGERLLRLGLSEIFIFGLMNTDPNPSNYLYDVETDTIGLIDFGSCRIYKPEFIKEYFNLVLASVKEDHSGIINSSLKLGFLHPEDCQETIDAHLDSVLLTGQPFRHEGLYDFGTSCIVKKCLKNSKVILKLRHRPPPPEVYSLHRKLAGCYVICKLLSSKIDAKTLFEEIASLSTVNDL, encoded by the exons ATGGCTTCCAGCAAAGCCAAAGCTTTCACTCAATTGAGTTTGTATCGCAAGTATAACATCAGAGATATAGAAACGAAGTTTTCCAACTCTACAGGCAATAGTTTGCTAGATAATTTAGAGTACATTTCAGTATATCTCAAGGTTTTCCCAGAAACAGTGTCGGCTTTTGCCAAGGCGTTTACCGCTGGGAGAAATAATGCAAAGAAGACAAACTACGAATATCGCAACACAGATCCAGGAGATCTGGATGCCACAAACTATAACTTGCTCAATGCTCTCGGCTCGCTGAAACGACTGCAAGAGTTCAAAAGAGGAACGATCAATCGTGAAGGAAGATCTTATTACAGTACCGGAGCTCCTAATAGAAAGATGCGTGAAAGCACGCTACCGTCAAATAGGTTCACTCGTGCTGCTTCCATCGCCG GCCTTCTTTTTGATATTGCATCATCGACCACAAAAGACGCTTTTAAGCGATATTTAAAG GGAGAAAATACAAACGTTTTTAAAAATGCTTTGTCTAGTGATGAAAACATACGACTTGTCGTTGACTGTTTATGTAAGATGAGGGGAACTGCTCTAAAATTTGGTCAACTGTTGAGCTTGCAGTATGATATATTGCCGGAAAACTTTCGAAAAGCTTTAATCAGTGCTCGTCAAGAGGCCGATATCATGCCAAAATCTCAAGTGGACATTCTAATGTCAGGACAGTTTGGGAAGTCTTGGATTAATAATTTCTCAGAGTTCGAATATGAACCTATGGCTAGTGCCTCCCTAGGACAAGCGCATAGAGGAAAATTGTTGGATGGAACGGATGTAGTTGTTAAGATTCAGTTTCCTGGAATATTGGATTCTATTGACAGTGATATGGGCACTCTGATGTTTCTTTGTACAAAAACAAAGCTGGTACCAGAAAAGTTTTTTGTAAACCAATATGCTAAAGAAATGGAAGTAGAGCTCAAAGCCGAGTGCAACTACACAAACGAAGCCAGGTTCTACAAGATATTTAGACAATTGAAACTTGACGGATTTTTTGTACCAAGGGTCATTCCTCACTTATCAACTTCTTCCATAATTACAACAGAGTTTGTTAAGGGGTGTCCTATAGAGGATTGTTCAACAATGTCACAAGAAATACGCGATTCCATAGGGGAAAGGCTACTAAGGCTGGGATTAAGCGAgatttttatctttggatTAATGAACACAGATCCAAACCCTAGCAACTATTTATACGACGTGGAGACAGATACTATAGGACTTATAGATTTTGGATCATGCAGGATTTATAAACcagaatttataaaggagTATTTCAATCTCGTCCTAGCATCTGTTAAAGAGGATCACTCGGGGATAATAAACAGTTCGCTTAAGCTCGGATTTTTACATCCAGAAGACTGCCAGGAGACAATTGATGCGCATTTGGATTCAGTTTTGCTAACAGGTCAACCATTCAGACATGAAGGTCTTTATGATTTTGGCACGAGTTGTATAGTAAAGAAATGCCTAAAGAATTCCAAAGTTATATTAAAGCTTCGACATAGACCACCTCCTCCGGAAGTTTACTCATTACATCGCAAGCTTGCGGGTTGTTATGTGATTTGCAAGCTGCTTTCATCTAAGATAGATGCAAAGACTTTATTTGAAGAGATTGCTTCTCTTTCCACGGTTAATGATTTGTAA